AGTTTGTTACTTTAAAAACTAGATGCTATTTGGACCCCATTAAAATGGGTTTATATGTAACGGGTCAAATAGGTGAAATAATAATTCAGTTTGAAAGGAACGGGTAAAATGGATTGAAAGTTTCCTAAACTGTATTTTCAATGCATAGGTCCTCTTGAACCATTAATCAAAGAactatatagtttttttttatatgtggcACACTATCTACTTATAAACACAATCTTAGTTTTTTAGACGAAGTGTTTCTGGTCAACCCAACCTGACTCAGCCAGAACCAGAAAGGTAGCCTCTTTGACCCGTACCCGTTACCTAAGTACCCAGCGTCTCTGACCCGCCCATACTGTATCCCTGTTTCTCATTATTCCATCTGATTATCGTTGTCTTACAATATATGATCCAGTGCATTGAGAGACGTAAACATCCCTCCAGGTCCACGACTTGTGATTCTTGATCATGTTGAAAGGTATGAATTTTGCCCCTTGGTACTCTGAAAAGACACTTatgaaaatttataattatgttaCACTCTCAAACTTAtgatttagtttattaattggATGTATATGAATTAGTTTTAGGTTGATCATATCCAAGGGTTTGATTATTGCCCTTTCCTTTCGATAAGGTCACACTGAAGCTTTATGTTATGCTACAGCCAAGATCTCCCAATTTTATATTACGAGTACATTTTAATTAGATCCAAATGTGCTGGCTGTTGTTTAGATGTTCCTTTTGAAAGGGATTATGTGATATTAAATGATTAGAATGACAAAAACTGTTCTAATGAAACGTGCTCTAGAATCTAGCGTTTGCACATGCATCTGCTGACTGAAGGGTGTTTGCATCCGATGTTATTATGCAGGAGCAAAGAGGTGAAGAAAGGTGGCAGGAGGACATAGGAGTGATCTAATCGTAGGATGCTTATGAACAACAAGATGAGGAAAAATACGACAAGAGACTTGTGGTTTGGTAGCGAATTCATTTTTATGTAATAAGATATTGTTGCATCAAAAGATATACATGAGAATATGCTGGTCTTTTATATTATGCAAAAGTTATATTTGTGTGTTCATTTGCTACTGGATACTTCAAACAACACTCTTAACTTAGAAATTGTAAATTCGATTTCATATCCAAAATCGATTATTTGTTATCATAGATTATAACGATGATACCTGAATACCTGATAATTgacaacaacaaacaaacaaacaaatcaGCATTATTATAATTTACAAACTTGAGTCTCGGACATTATAACATGACCCCATGGCACTAATTGTAAGAAAGACGCTCATTAAGGGTCAATGGTTGCTGATTCGATGAGCTTGTGAGCAGCCGAGAGCTGTTCCATCAATGCCATCAGATGAGCTCGGTATTCATGGGTCTGATCTACAGCTTCTGCCTCGAGATCGCTGAGCTGGGAGCAAAGTCGCTCCTCTGCATCTTCTGCAACACGCACTTTCTCCCATAATCGTTGCAGCTCTGTCTTCATCTTCTCTTCTCGTTGGATGCTCATCACCAGCTCTCTCTCAAGTTCCTCGTTTCTCCTCTGCAGCTCCTCCATTGTTGAAAAAATGAGGTAAGAATTATGTGTTTTTGTtctgtttatttatataagcaTTGAATGGAAGTCACAGTGTCCAGGTTCAATGTATCTATCTATTTGACCTGATCTTTATGGAATATAAATATTGCTTATGTTGCTGCTGAAACTCAAATTCCTTCTAAACCCCAATCAACAACTTTTGGCTTGTATAATTGTATTAGAAGTTCACTTTGACCGGCATATGAGCTTATAGATTTGAGCTTTTTACTTATTTAAGCGTGTAAGTTGATATactcaaaaaccaaaaaagcgAGCTTATTAGCATTTTGAAATTTCGATAAGCCAATAAGCTCAAAACATAAGCTAATCTAGTCGCCCCGTAGCTCATGATGCCATTGATGAAAGTAATGGGTTCAAAATCTCTTCACACATAGACATACTAATAGATGCTACATACTTGTATGTATGTTCACTGAACCAAAATAAATTGCTGGTTTTctctttttcatattttcttttcttcatgtACACATTACCTATATAGATAACATGATCATATCTTTTGTATTCGCTTTTACATTCTCGAgttttaataataaagaaaagaaatgataggAGTAGaaaagatatgaaaagaaagtaaaacTGTAGAATAAATGTTATTCTTGGTTTGAAAGAaacataagaaaagaaaaggaaggagaaaattatttgtgttcttgagttccataaaagaaatgaatataaaaatataatttacaaGTATATCCTTTTTAATATTAGAATACTAAAGTTGGGTAGTACCTAGAAAGGGATAGTATAGTAATTACACAAAACAATAGGTTGGTTTCCTTCCTAATCTGACCAATACTGGGCAGAAAGTTTTTTGAACAAAAAGTCTTAAAATACCCTTTCCTTTCcattcttttctttatataaaaacactcaagaatacaaaattCTACTCGTATTAGttacctttcttttcttttctattgcATACAAAACttaactcaagaatgcaccTGATTACTGTGAAAGTTACTTAGTCTGACCATGTGGTGGCTTTGGGTTAAAGCGAATTCTTTATAGAACAGGTCAAACTGAGACGTGTTGGGTTAGTTTGCAAATATTATATCCAGTTTTACAACTATTTACATGCATGACTTATGATTAGAAAAAGATAAGTTATATATCTGAATAAACGCAACCTCCGATCATGAAAACTGAAATTTCGTGACTTCCATCCTATATGGCATGTTTACGATATAGTTTTGATTTGACCTGTTTAGCTTCAGGAAATCGAGATATTCAAAATCGAATTGTTTAAACATAGCagcctttttgtttttttttttttttgttgaactgTCAACTCACTTTTCCTTGCGCGGCTGATACCAACATGGACCGGGTTAAATTTAAGTTGCCACCTTTACTATTTGGCAGTTTTGAGTCTGTTCTACAAGTCCAACTTTAGACCTCAAGCTTATGTGCTTTTATGTGGGCACTTCTCCAAAACTGCATTTCTTGATACTTGGTAATAAACTTCACTAACTTTTAAAGTACAACACTTGCTTGAAGATAACATACTAAAATGACAATAAGTAAACTACTTGTTCTCTCTATATTTTCAACTTCTACTTCATGCTTTGTATCCTGTAGAATCTAGAATAAACGCCTTCAGATTCTGCTACCAAATCCGAGTGTTTACCCATTTCTACCACTTTACCATTTTCCATAACCACAATGGTATCTGAATGTATAACAGTCGAAAGCCTGTGTGCAACTGTGATCTGTGTAGATTGAACCCCACCAATTCCATTCCTGTTTATTGATTCCATTGCAGTCACAACCGCTCTTTCTGACTCTGCGTCAAGAGCACTTGTTGCTTCATCAAGAAGCATAATTGCAGGCTTCTTTAACAGTGTCCTTGCAATTGCAATCCTTTGTTTTTGGCCTCCAGAAAGCTGGCATCCTTTCTCTCCAACCACTGTGTCATACCCATCTGGCAAATTGCTTACAAATTCATGAATGCTCGCCTCTTTTGAAACCTCGATGATCTCACTTTCAGAAGCTGTTTCTGTTCCATAACATATGTTGTCCCGAATGGAGCAACTAAATAGCAAAGGTTCTTGTTGCACCAACCCAATCTGTTTCCTTAAATTTCTCAAATTGTATTGTGTTATATCTCTTCCATCTACTAATATCATTCCTTGAGATGGAACGTAAAATCTTAATAGAAGGGATAGAACAGACGACTTTCCAGCTCCACTTGGTCCAACTAGAGCCACCTTTGATCCGGGTTCAACATGTAAGCTAAAGTTATCGAGTATCTTCATTTCTGGCCTTAATGGATAACTAAAATCGATATTTTTAAACTCGATGCCCCCTATTATCTTTTTAGAAGGTGGGTTCTCCGGTTCATCCGGTTCAATCTCAGTATTTCGGTCTAAGGCTTGAAATACAGGAGTTAATACATTGACAGCTGAGATTACGGTCGGGATGAGAGTCCATAGCTCGGTGATGGAAGGTACTGTAAGGGAGAATATCTGGTATGATCGAATCCCATCCTTGAAACTAGCTTGGTGTctttcaaccaaaactgttgaGTACCATAAAGCAACCGCATGAGCAATGTTCCATAAACAAAGAGACACACCTTGAATGAATCCATACCATAAACTTTGTTTTCTGCTAATTTTCAGAGGTTTATCAAGAGACAGTTTAGCTCTTTGTAGGATGTGTTCTTCATGACAAAACGAAGCAACGGTCCGTATATTCGTTGCTGACTCTGAAGCAAGTGCAACAACTTCTGAATGGGCTGCAGCCGTGTCACCTGAAAATCCTTTGGCGGATTTTGCTTGAATCAGACCACCAATGAAATGACATGGCATCACTGCCCATGCTACCAGGCCCATTCTCCAGTTAACCCTCATGCTAACCACGGTTGCTATTAATATCGAGGAAACACATTGTACAATGACCGCCATACGGTCAGATATTATGGTCTTGACCGTGGATGTTTCATTTATGATTCGTGAGGTTAGGGAACCCACACTATTCTCGGGCCTGTCGAACCATGCTAATTCGTTGCGGAGTACCACTGTAAGATACAAAACCAATATGCTGGTATTTACTTTGAGCAAAATGTGCATGTAGAATACAAGTGGCAAGAGGGTGTtgtgggtgggttgggtaacattACAAAATGATAGTTTTTGGTGTTGCTGAGTCATGTTGACAAtaaacactttttgtccaagTCTTCAAGTACTTTTATAAATCATTAAGGTGTTAATTACGGAGTATAATTTATGAAAGTTATACTACTTTTATCAATTATAATCTGATTTTTATAGGTCTCATTCTATTTCAGCAACCAATTTATGTTTTCACCCATAAAAATGATAACtatcacaaaacaaaaaatatcagTTAGGATAAACTGGAAAGTTAACGGGTTTTTCAAGCTTTGATGCATCACCCCTTCACATCAACATTATGAATGCATAACTGGGTCAGATTATTTTTAGTGAACTTTTTTAATGTCTGAGACTCTTTACACAATCTATGGAAGTTTGAGTCGTTTTTACAGACAAAACAAATTTGGTTACCGGTAATAGATATTTGACACTCTGCAGCTTTGATATGTTTCCTATTAAGCTCATTTTCTTGATACACTACCCAAATTGACCCATATAGAAAGGAAATTACTACTTCTAAGAAGATCGTGGTATCCATGTAATACCTGAATACAAAGCGTGTCGAAGATTTGTCATTGCCTTCTCTCCAATTACTCCATAAAAGTAATGCTGCAAAGTGTTGCTGAAGAGTGAAAGCAGACCGATTCCAGAAAACAATAATGCATACCATCCGACTTTCTCTTTAGcattattttcataatatgCAACTCCAATTGTTATAATGAAGAATCCAAAAACAGGCTTAGAGATGCCAGAAAATGCAGCAGCAGACGAGCCCACTCCAAGCTTTACAAACTCTTTGTTGGTTAAACCAAACCAGATTctgaaaaatatatcttttctCAAAGTTTCATCCTGTTGAGCTTTCTTGGAAGTATCTTTGGTGATTTCGTTAGTTTCTATAGGTGTATCATGTTTCTCCGCTTGGTCAGAAACCTGTTGATTTTTTCTCTCCATTTCTTTAATGGGATCTACGTTGCTGGGAAACAACATAATATGAATCAGTATAGAATCTTCCCTAATGgtaatttgacccatttacttataatgGACCATATCAGGTCATGTTTATATCTAACGTATAACATGAAAAAACTAGCAAAAAGAAAATGGGTAAAGTGGGTTGAAAGTTGTTGGAAGTGTATTTTCAATGCATAAAACCTGCTTTGGTCAAGCCAACCCAGCCCGTTTAAATTTTCCTTGTGCTTTTTGTCAAGAGCCCATTTTTAACCATTACCCAAACCATCCATTTTGACACCTGTAGTTTAGAAGATGCACAGTTGCTTATACAAACCTCGGTTCAGCTTCTGTACTGATATTCTGCATGCTAAATAAGTTGTTATAAAAGTTGCTTGTTTGTAACAAATTATTGTGTGTTCCTGTTTCTGTGACTTGACCATTTTGTACAACAACAATCATGTCTGCATTAACAATCGTCGACATCCTGTGTGCAATTAAAATGACTGTTCTCCCGTTCATTGCACTCTCAAGTGCATCTTGAACCAGTTTTTCAGATTCTGAATCAAGTGCACTTGttgcttcatcaagcaaaagtATTGGAGGGTTTTTCAATATGGCTCTTGCAATAGCAATTCTTTGTTTCTGCCCGCCTGATAACTGTAACCCCCTTTGTCCTACcttatatatcaaaaaacatCCACGTCAAACATAGATATATGGTCAATCATAGGTATCAAGGGAATGAATGAAAGTTCTGTTTTTATAAGCTAAcatagaaaataaaatgaaagtacGCTGCTGTTTGTCGCATTTAGACCTGTTATGAAATATTAATCGAGTTAATGAAACTTACATCTGTTAAGTATTGATCTGGGAGTTGGGATATGAAAGTGTGTGCATTTGCCATAGCTGATGCTATTTGGATCTGCTCATCTTCTGCATCTTTGTTTCCTACCTTCATGTTGTCCTTGATTGTGCCAGCAAAGAGTGCTGGTTCCTGCGAAACCGATCCTATGTTTTTCCTTAGAAACTTTATATCAAGATCCTTAACATTGTGGTTGTCAATGAGCACCTCACCTGGTGGCCATAAGTGAGATATATATCTTAGTATGCTCTTAGCACCCTATGATTTTAAGTGGCTATATAGATAGATCAGGCGGGTTGGTTATCAGGTGAAACTGGATTTGAGCCAAACATGTATTTTTTTAGTTTGAGACATGTGGGGTTGCaacactttttgtcaaaaaCTTTTGAATTTCGAATATAAAATTAGTGTATCAATCATAATTGCTAAATTATATTATTCTGATAGTACAAACAAAAAAGATTTAAGAGGTTTTGCGCATTAAAGATACACTTTTGGTGACTTCGCCCAAATTGACCCGTTGGATCCATTTGATCTATTTAGCTAATTTGATGCGTTTTCTTTTCATCTGTATTTTGTATTACCCGTTTGAGCCATTTGAATAAGATGATTTAGGAGATATTATGTATCGAGAGTACACTTCATGTGACTTTGACCCATTTAACCTACAAGTATTTCTTTGTAAGCTATTTCTCCAGTTTTATTTAAATCTGTGACtcattagaaataaaaaatagtcCTACTCAACTGACTCATAAGCAAAGTCACATGAAGTGTACTCTCTACCTATAATAGCATGGGTGGATGCATACCTTTTTCTGGATCATAGAACCTTGGCAGGAGAGAGATGATGGTGCTTTTTCCGCAACCACTACTACCCACTAAAGCCACAACCTTTCCTGCAGGGATGAACAACGAGAATCCCTGAAGGATCATCTTTTCTTGGCGTGACGGATAAGCAAAATGCACGTCACGAATCTCAATATTTCCGTTAATCTTTGCAAGTGTTTCCCCTTTTGAATCATAATTGATAACAGATTTCCGGTCAATCACTTCAAACACTTCTTTTCCGGCAGCTCTTGCTTGATTGAAAATTTGCATATCTGGTGCTGCATATGTGATTGATCTAGTAGGAGACAGTGCAATGCATACGAGTTATCGCATAAACAAAACTAACAACCTTCGGTTATACAATTGGTCTCATTATGTATATGGATGtcataacctgataagtgttaATTGATTCTTACATGGCTCCAAAGAGTATGCTCATTACTGCAGCTATAACATCACCTCCCTGAGCTCGTTTAGCTACAACAACAAGGGCTCCAATCCATACAATGAGAGCCCATGAACAAAATGTTACTGTTTGAAATAAGCCCGTTCCAACTCCTTTAATCAGTGCTTCTCCCTTGCTTATAATTAACTGTCTCTGCAAGCACTCCGAGAAAGATTTTATAGCGGAGTTTTCTCCAACAAAAGCAAACACTGTTCTAATCTGAGAAACTGTCTGCAATGAATCAAAGTGGAAGATCAGAACACCAGGTACTATCAACCTTGATGTAATTTGTGATTGCAATGCCAAATGTTTACCTGCTCAACCATTACTGTGGCTTCTGCGAGGTACGTTGCTTTTGTGGCTGAAATGGAGTTCATTTTCTTTGTATAAGTTGCTCCAATTATAAGAATCATTGGAACAACCAACAAGGTGAGCAGTGACACCTCCCAGCATGATATAAACGCTATTATAACTCCAGTAAAGAAGGTTGCAAAGCATGATAGAAAATGACCCAACTGTGTACAAGGGGAGAATTTCAATGGATGACATTAGAGGTTGAATTTCAACTCATTAATGTGAAAACGAACCATTCGGAACATATGTTATTGATAACAAGTCAAACGGGTATAATAGAAATAGCCAAAAATGGAACGATTGAAAGGAGTTTAAAAGGTCAGAAGTTACAAAATTCATATTTAAATGCTTGTAACATCCTATATccgtttatatttttattaaaacgAAATTAGTTTAGCTTTTAGTGATAATGTTTTGTATCATGTTTAATACATTACATGTATAGGTACAAGATTTTTGACAACAAGGTGGTGCCGATCAACATTGACTTACCTGACCCACTTTAACCCATACTCATTTTGACCTGTTAGTCTGTTACTGAAGTACTGAACAGACCCAACCCCCCTGTTTTGATACCTCTAGGTGACATATTCTAGCCACTGGTGTTTTTTGCATACATGATATGAACTTCAAGATTTCTTGCATGGAACAATACCATGCAAGTGTAAGCATATATGTACCTTCTCGCCAATAGCGTCTTGTATTACACTCATATGATTACTAATACCAGTGATGATCTTTCCATTTGTCAGTTCTGTATCGAAAGCACCAATCTCTTGTTTAAGAACCGCTTTCAGGTACGCTAGTCTCAGTCGTGTAACTTGTCTCTCACTTGCATACATCCAGCCTCCAACTTCTGCATATG
The Erigeron canadensis isolate Cc75 chromosome 2, C_canadensis_v1, whole genome shotgun sequence DNA segment above includes these coding regions:
- the LOC122588065 gene encoding ABC transporter B family member 19-like, encoding MTKSTKEIDEKLILKDQPLPFTKLLSYADALDYTLMALASLGSIIHGLAQPLGYLLLGKAIDAFGNNIHDDIGMVKALKKVIPYVWYMAFATFPAGIIEVGGWMYASERQVTRLRLAYLKAVLKQEIGAFDTELTNGKIITGISNHMSVIQDAIGEKLGHFLSCFATFFTGVIIAFISCWEVSLLTLLVVPMILIIGATYTKKMNSISATKATYLAEATVMVEQTVSQIRTVFAFVGENSAIKSFSECLQRQLIISKGEALIKGVGTGLFQTVTFCSWALIVWIGALVVVAKRAQGGDVIAAVMSILFGAISITYAAPDMQIFNQARAAGKEVFEVIDRKSVINYDSKGETLAKINGNIEIRDVHFAYPSRQEKMILQGFSLFIPAGKVVALVGSSGCGKSTIISLLPRFYDPEKGEVLIDNHNVKDLDIKFLRKNIGSVSQEPALFAGTIKDNMKVGNKDAEDEQIQIASAMANAHTFISQLPDQYLTDVGQRGLQLSGGQKQRIAIARAILKNPPILLLDEATSALDSESEKLVQDALESAMNGRTVILIAHRMSTIVNADMIVVVQNGQVTETGTHNNLLQTSNFYNNLFSMQNISTEAEPSNVDPIKEMERKNQQVSDQAEKHDTPIETNEITKDTSKKAQQDETLRKDIFFRIWFGLTNKEFVKLGVGSSAAAFSGISKPVFGFFIITIGVAYYENNAKEKVGWYALLFSGIGLLSLFSNTLQHYFYGVIGEKAMTNLRHALYSVVLRNELAWFDRPENSVGSLTSRIINETSTVKTIISDRMAVIVQCVSSILIATVVSMRVNWRMGLVAWAVMPCHFIGGLIQAKSAKGFSGDTAAAHSEVVALASESATNIRTVASFCHEEHILQRAKLSLDKPLKISRKQSLWYGFIQGVSLCLWNIAHAVALWYSTVLVERHQASFKDGIRSYQIFSLTVPSITELWTLIPTVISAVNVLTPVFQALDRNTEIEPDEPENPPSKKIIGGIEFKNIDFSYPLRPEMKILDNFSLHVEPGSKVALVGPSGAGKSSVLSLLLRFYVPSQGMILVDGRDITQYNLRNLRKQIGLVQQEPLLFSCSIRDNICYGTETASESEIIEVSKEASIHEFVSNLPDGYDTVVGEKGCQLSGGQKQRIAIARTLLKKPAIMLLDEATSALDAESERAVVTAMESINRNGIGGVQSTQITVAHRLSTVIHSDTIVVMENGKVVEMGKHSDLVAESEGVYSRFYRIQSMK
- the LOC122588900 gene encoding protein RESPONSE TO LOW SULFUR 3-like codes for the protein MEELQRRNEELERELVMSIQREEKMKTELQRLWEKVRVAEDAEERLCSQLSDLEAEAVDQTHEYRAHLMALMEQLSAAHKLIESATIDP